A genomic segment from Phragmites australis chromosome 6, lpPhrAust1.1, whole genome shotgun sequence encodes:
- the LOC133920381 gene encoding uncharacterized protein LOC133920381, whose amino-acid sequence MREQQEAGEVAGRRGGVIRSLLGVERRLAEGAEGGVGVSSGEKPSGADAGGEERKAVVRVVAVDMPPALQRRAFRCARDELAAMPHFPRRLEPKRLALALKKEFDTAYGPAWHCIVGTSFGSYVTHARGGFLYFSVDKVYILLFRTAVEPSPSHPIDDDRTNGS is encoded by the exons ATGAGGGAGCAGCAGGAGGCCGGTGAGGTGGCGGGGCGCCGGGGCGGGGTCatcaggtcgctgctcggcgtCGAACGCCGGCTCGCGGAGGGCGCCGAGGGGGGAGTCGGAGTCTCCTCCGGGGAGAAACCGTCGGGCGCGGACGCGGGCGGCGAGGAGAGGAAGGCCGTGGTGAGGGTTGTGGCCGTGGACATGCCGCCCGCGCTGCAGCGGCGCGCGTTCCGCTGCGCCCGCGACGAGCTCGCCGCGATGCCGCACTTCCCGCGCCGGCTCGAGCCCAAGCGCCTCGCGCTCGCACTCAAGAAG GAGTTTGATACTGCTTACGGGCCAGCTTGGCACTGCATCGTAGGGACGAGTTTCGGTTCATATGTCACGCACGCCCGGGGTGGATTCTTGTACTTTTCTGTTGATAAGGTCTACATCCTGCTGTTCAGGACAGCGGTAGAGCCCTCACCCAGTCACCCCATTGACGACGACCGGACAAATGGTTCATGA